A stretch of DNA from Armatimonadota bacterium:
TAAGACGAGATTCTTCGCTTGTGCTCAAAACCACAGACAAGCGGGACCGATTCGCCCACTCCCAACCGATTACGTGCGACAGACCAATACCCTGTTCAAAAAATTTCTATGCACAAACCACGAAAACCTGTTGACAAGATTCAATATTTTAATTATACTATATTTACCAAGATGAATATATGCACGATAATTAGCTCGGCGCGTGCGATCATGAACAACAACCATAAAAGGAGGATGAGTGTACATGCCTCGCTTGGTAACCATTTCGCTTGCCTCGGCTGTCGTGCTGCTCCTGTTGACCACTGGAGGCGCAAGGATTGGAGGAGGTGACATTACCTTCAAGGTAAAAGGTGCTGGCAACGTTACTTTCAGCCATGAAAACCACGTAGTGGGCTACGAGCTACGATGTACCCACTGCCACGATTCGCTCTTTCTGACTCGTGCAAAGCACCGCAAGGTCACCATGAAGCAAATGCAACAGGGTCAAGCCTGTGGAGCCTGCCACAACGGCAAACGCGCTTTCAGCGTCAAGGGCAACTGCGCCCTCTGTCACACCAGGTAACCATGTAAGGAGTGAAAAAATGATCAACGCAAGGGACGAACTGCACATTATTCAGGAGGATATCCGGCGCGCTCTGCGCAGGTCGAACCCACAGTGGGCGATGCTCATCGACTTGCGCCGGTGTGTCGGATGTAAAGCGTGTACCGTTGGTTGCATGGCGGAGCAGAAAACGCCGCCTGGGATCTTCTACCGCCCCGTGTACGAGGAGGAGTTCGGGCAGTTTCCCAATGTGCGCAGAAGGTTCACCCCGCGTCCGTGTATGCAGTGCGATAACCCCCCATGTGTTGCCGCCTGCCCCAACAAGGGCGAAAAGGGTGCTACATGGAAGTCACGCGATGGCATCGTGATGATAAACTACGAGCAGTGTATCGGATGCGGGCGGTGCGTGATCGCCTGTCCGTACAAGGCGCGCACGTTGGACGGCGGGCGATTCTTCACCGAAGACACACCTGTTCAGCAGGAGTACGAGAAAGGACCCTCATGGGAGTACGGTAAGAAATGGGTTCGGGAGAAACACCACCTGCCTGCAGGCAACGCACGCAAATGTCATTTTTGCCTGCACCGATTAAAGCGGGGCATGGTACCGATGTGCGTGAGTACCTGCATCGCCCGGGCGAACATCTTCGGTGACCTCAGCGACCCACAGAGCCTGATTTCGAAGATGCTCAAAACCCATAAGGTGCACGTGCTCAAAGCGGTGAAGTCGCCCGGCGAAGTGCCCACCACCCCTGCCCACCTGCGCGGTATCAGCGCACAAGCATTGGCAACACGCATCGGCTACCCGGGGGCAGTGCCCGTGTTTGCCGAATCTGCGCCGACCAAACCGCGAGTCTTCTATATCTTGCCTGAGGAGGCTCAGAAATGACCCGAGAGAAGAAAGGCTTTCATACAGAGGACCAGGGCGACAGCAGGATAAACCGCAGGCAATTCCTGAAATGTTCGGCTGTGCTGGGTGGCGCGCTGATGGCTTCTCAGCTGGAGTGGGCAAGCGCGCTGATGCGCCGAGCGGAGGCAGGCATGCTGTCGCCAGAAGAGGAGTATGAGCTGGCTAAGGCAGAGAATATCCTGTACTCTGTGTGCCTGCAGTGTAACACAGGATGCGGCATCAAGGTCAAACTGTTCCGGCAGGGCGATAGAGCCATCGCGCTCAAAATAGACGGCAACCCCTACAACCCGTTTACCACTCACCCGCACCTGCCGTATACCACCTCGCCACTCGCGGTGAGCACCGTGGACATGGCAATATGTCCGAAGGGGCAAGCCGGCATCCAAACCGCCTACGACCCTTATCGCATCACGAAGGTGCTCAAGCGGGCGGGCAAACGTGGTGAGAACAAGTGGATAACTATCCCCTTTGATCAGGCGATTGATGAAATCGTCAACGGTGGTAAACTGTTCGCGCACGTGCCCGGCGAGGAGAACCGGGTGGTCACGGGGCTGAAAGAGATCTATGTGCTGCGCGACCCTGCGCTTGCCAAGCAGATGGCAGAAGACGTTAAAGCTATCGCTCAGGCGAAGGATAAGAAGCAGGCGGTGGAGGAGTTCAAGAAAAAATACGCCAACCACCTGCACTATCTGATTGACCCCGACCACCCCGACCTGGGACCCAAGAACAACCAGTTTGTATATATGTGGGGACGCAAGAAGGGCGGGCGCTCTGAGTTTGCGCTGCGCTTCTTCGCCGATTACTTCGGCACGGTGAATACGCATGGGCACACTACTGTGTGCCAGGGCTCGCTCTACTTCTCATGCAAAGCGATGAGTGAGCAATACGAGTACAACAAGTTCACCGGCGGGCAGAAGTTCTACTGGCAGGCAGACCTAGAAAACGCCGAGTATATCGTAAGCGTAGGGAGCAATCTGTTTGAAGCCAATTATGGTCCCACCAACCAGAGCGTCAGGCTAGCGCCTCGCCTGGCGAACGGACAAGCAAAGCTGGTGGTGGTCAACCCGCGCTTCAGCAAAGCAGCTGCGAAGGCATATCGCTACCTGCCGATTAAGCCGGGTACTGACGCCGCCTTCTTCGCCGGCATCATCCAATGGCTGATTCGCAACCAGAGGTACGATGCCAAATACCTTGCCTGCGCCAACAAGGCGGCAGCAACAGAAGCCGGTGAACCTACCTGGACAAACGCCACCTGGCTGGTGAAAGTCGGTGCGGATGGTACACCCGGCAAGTTCTTGCGAGCACATGAAATCGGGCTGGCGCCGGTGGAGAAACGGGTAGACAAGGAAGGTAAAGAACACGATTTCGAATACCTCGTGGTGATGCGCGGGGGCAAACCGGTTGCGATAGACCCGAACGACGAGAAAAACGCCGTTACCGGCGACCTGTTTGTGGACACCGAGCTGAACGGGATACGGGTGAAGAGCGCTTTGCAGATTATCGCCGAAGCGGCGAACGCCAGAAGCCTAGAGGAATGGGCGCAACTCTGCGGCATCCCCGCTAGCGAGATTGCTACCGTTGCAGAAGAGCTGGCTCAGCACGGCAAGAAAGGCGTCGTGGACGTTCATCGCGGCGTTGCCCAGCATACTAATGGTTTCTACAACGTGGTCTCGGCAATGAGCATTAACCTGCTGCTGGGCAACTTTGACTGGAAAGGTGGTATGATTGTCGCCTCCACCTACAACACTGCAGGTACCAAGCCGGGACAGCCGTTCAATTTGGATAGCCTCAAACCGGGCAAGCTTACCAGGTTTGGCATCAGCATCATCCGCCACGACGTGAAATATGAGGACACCACTCTCTTTGCAGGCTACCCCGCAAAGCGCAACTGGTGGCCGCTTTCCAGCGACATCTACGAGGAGATTATCCCTTCTATCGGCGATGCCTACCCCTACCCCATTAAGGCGCTGTTCATGTACATGGGAGCGCCAACCTACGCGCTCCCCGCAGGACACACCAACATTGAGGTGTTGACCGACCTGGAGAAGGTGCCACTGTTCTTCTGTAGTGACATCACCATCGGTCCCACCTCGCTGTACGCGGACTACATCTTCCCCGACCTCAGCTACCTGGAGCGGTGGGAGATGCACGGCTCACATCCCAACATGCCGGTCAAGGTACAACCGATACGGCAGCCGGTCATCGCGCCGCTGACGGAAACGGTGACGGTGTTCGGGGAGAAGCAACCTTGCAGCTTCGAGGCGGTTCTGCTCGCGCTTGCCGAGAAGCTGGGCATGCCCGGGTTCGGTCCCAACGGCTTCGGGGAAGGGCAACCGCTTACTCGTCCAGACGACTTCTACATCCGAATGGTGGCGAACGTCGCGCTGGACGGCAGTCCCGTACCTGATGCAGACGATAAAGAGGTGCAGCTGTTCCTGAATGCCCGCAAACACCTGCCCCAAACCGTATTTGCCCCTGAACGCTGGCAGCGCATTGCGGGAGCAAACTGGCGAAAAGTGGTGTACGTGCTCAACCGCGGAGGGCGGTTCCAGGAATATGCAGAGGTCTACAAGGGCGAGCAAGTGTCTAACAAGTACGGCAAGCTCATCAACCTCTATCAGGAGAAGACCGCCAGCACCAAAAACGCCTTCACCGGCGAGCCAAACCCGGGCTACGCAACCTACATCCCCATCGTTACTACGCTGGGCGAGCCTCCCTCAAAAGCGGGGATGGAGGATGGCTATCCCTTGCACCTGATTACCCAGCGAGACATCCTGCACACCAAATCACGCACGGTGGTGGATTACTGGCTGCTGGCTCTGCGCATCGAAAACGAGGTGCTGATCCACCCCCAAGATGCCCAGAAGCTGGGGCTGAAAGACGGTGACCGTGTGAAGGTGGTCTCCGCTACTAACCCTTCTGGCGAGTGGGACCTCGGCAACGGCGTCAAGAAGCCAATGATCGGCAGGGTGAAGACCACCCAGACCATCATGCCGGGAGTGGTCACTTTCACACTGGGGCATGGACACTGGGCTACCGGCTCCAGCGATATAACGATTGATGGCACGGTAGTCAAAGGCGACCCGCGACGCGCACGAGGAATCCACGCCAACGCGGCGATGTGGGTAGACCCCTACCTGAAAAACACCTGTATGCTTGACCCGGTAGGGGGAAGCGTTTCGTTCTACGATACGAAAGTGAAGCTCGTCAAAGTGTGAGCGTACCCTGTGCAGGAGCATTCCTGCACAGGGAAATCACAAAAAAACATCAAATCACATTCAGGAGGTAACCTGAAGTATGTTCGGGGGAACCCTTAGCAGGTGCGTGCATGTGCGACGATACCAACTACGCACACAGAGGATGCTTTTGCCGGCGCTGACGCTGGTGTTTGTGCTAACCGCTGCCGGATGGGGACAACAGTCGACAACGGTGCAGGACCTACAGGCGGAGATCGCCCGCCTGCGCGAGCGCGTGGCAGAGCTGGAATCGTTGAGAACGCAGCTGGGCAAACTGGAACAGCAGCTGCAGGAACTGCAGAAAACGCAGAAAGCACATGCGCCCACAGTAGCGACCGCCAACAAGGAGGCGAAAATCGCTATCGACGGGCGCACCTTTGCGGGCATTTTCGGCTCGCAGAAAGACGGCAGTTTCGCCAACCGCAGCATGGATATCCCCGATAGTAAAATCCGCTTCGCATTCACTCCCTCACCGTATATCACGGTAGTCAATCGCTTCAGCACCAACCGCGCCGCTACCGGTGGCTTCGACTACTTCTACATGGATCTGAAGGACTGGGCGGGCGCATGGCGTGGGCACACCCTGCGCATCGGTAAGCACAAACTGGACATCGGGCAGGAAACATGGACGGACAACCCGGTGGAAAGTATCGTGATTACCAACGCAGTATCGCATATCTCCGGCTACGATGAAGGACTGAACCTGCGCGGGCCGCTTTCCACAGGCGCCCATCCGTGGACTTACTCCATCGAGCTGGTTAACGGCAATCAGGGCTTTGTCGCTGCACCGGCGGAGCTCACGTGGGGTGTCAAAGTGGGCGGACTGCTCACAGACAAAATATACCTGTCCCTCAGTTACCTGCGCACCGGCAACCTGGTAAAGCGAGACGGCACGCTGGACAAGCCCGATTTCAACATCGCAGAGGTGTTTGACCCGCCGGCGGGGGCAACAGGCTGGCGGCGTAGCCTCTGGGAGATAGACCTGCGCTACGGATACGGTAAAGAGGGCATTAAGTCCATCGTAGGCAGCGAGGCGGACGAACCCTGGCAGCTGGCACTGGCGTACGGACGCTTCAACGACAACGCTGAGGGCGCGCCGGACCGCAAGGGTAGCTACGGCTTCATCGAAGCGCTGTTTAACCTGACGCCCAAAGCGTATCTGGGACTGCGCTTCAGTCAGATTGCGCTGGACGACGGCGCCACGGCCAAACTGGCAGGCAGCCCGGTGGCGGTAAATAAATACCGCAGGTACTCCTTCGGGCTGGGCTACCGGTTATCGCGCCTGACGCATCTCAAGACGGAGTACACCGTCAACGATACCAGCGGCGGCGCAACCAGCCCTGACCTGAATCAGTTCGCCTTGGGCGTCGCAACGAAGTTCTGACGAACGTCCCGCAAGCGCCAAGAGATGCTGGCTTCCAAACAGTATGGTGACAAACCACAGAGGGCACAGAGAGAATGGAGAAAAACTCTGTGTCCTCTGTGTGTCCGGTGGTAAAAGCTCGAATGAAAACGTATCGCCGGGTTCTTTCACCGTGCCACACAGGAAAGTCCGTCCCCGCCTCGAATTACATTGCTTAGTGCTTTTGAACAGAGGAGAGAACCTATGTGGAGGGTTGCCCTGCCGTTTTGTGTGATGGGTGCCATGGCGGCTGTTGTTGGCGCACAGCCGAAAGCCGATTTCTACGTCGCCACCAATGGTAATGACAACTGGTCGGGCAAGCGGGCAGCTCCCAACCGCCAGCGCACCGACGGTCCCTTTGCCACCCTGAAACGGGCGCAGCAGGCAGTGCGTGAGTTGCGTCGGTCTCAGAAACTGAACCGCCCTGTAGTGGTAATGGTGCGCAAAGGCACTTACTACCTCTCCGAGCCGCTGGTCTTTTCCCCAGAAGACTCGGGTACGGCGCAGTCACCCACCGTGTACGCCGCCTATCCGGGCGAGAAACCGGTTATCAGTGGCGGCGTCGCGCTGAAGGGGTGGGTGGTCACCCCCGATGGGCGGTGGCAACTGCAGATACCGGAGGTGCAGCGCGGGGAGTGGAACTTTATGCAGATCTGGGTGAACGGGGAACGCCGCTACCGCCCTCGCCTGCCAAAGAACGGCTATTACACCATCGCCGATGAACTACCCCCTGTTCCGGGCAAAGGCTCCAACTCGTTCGTGTTCCAGCGTGGAGAGATTCGCCCCGACTGGCATCGCCTGAACGATGTGGAGGTCATGGCAACGCAGCTATGGACAATGGCGCGACTGCGCATCGCGCAGGTGGACGCCAACAAAAACATCGTCACCTTCACCGGAACCACCTCACATGACCAGTGGTGGTCTACCCTGCACAAGGGACATCGCTATTTTGTGGAAAACGTCAAAGAGGCGCTGAGCGAGCCCGGCGAATGGTATCTGGACAGGGGCAGAGGCGTGTTGACTTACATCCCCAAACCCGGCGAAACACCTGAAAAAAGCACTGTCATCGCACCGAAGATAGACCGCCTGCTGGTGCTGAGGGGCGATGTGGACGGGCGCAAGTGGGTGCAACATCTTGTCTTTCGCGGTTTGACCTTTGCGCATACGAACTGGGTTACCCCCAATGAGGGTTACAGCTTCCCGCAAGCGGAAGCCATCCTGTGGGCAGCCATCGGTGCAGAAGGAGCGCGCGATTGTGCCTTCGAGGATTGCCGCGTGACCCACACCGGAACATATGCCATCGAGATCGGGCGAGGCTGTAAGCGCAACCGTGTGGAACGGTGCGAGATGACCGATTTGGGCGCAGGCGGCGTGAAGATAGGTGAAATGGTGATTCGTCAGAACGAAGAGGAGGTCGCCAGCCACAACATCATCCGCGACTGTCTCATCGCGCATGGAGGAAGGCTCCATCCCGCTGCAGTAGGTGTGTGGATTGGGCAGTCACCGTATAACCGCATCGAGCACAACGAAATCTGCGACCTCTACTACACAGGCATCTCCGTCGGCTGGACATGGGGCTACGCGCAGGCGCTGGCGCACCACACAACCGTCGCTTATAACCACGTCCACCATATCGGGCAGGGCGTGCTGAGCGATATGGGCGGCATCTACACGCTCGGCTTTCACGAAGGCACCACGGTGCACCATAACCTGTTCCACGACATTGAGAGCCTGAGCTACGGCGGATGGGGCATCTACTTTGACGAAGGCACCACGCGTATTCTGGCGGAAAACAACGTGGTGTATCGCACCAAAACAGGCGGCTTCCACCAGCACTACGGCAAGGAGAATGTGGTGCGCAACAACATCTTCGCCTTCGCGCGAGAGGGGCAAATCCAGCGTTCACGTATGGAAGAGCACCTCTCTTTCACTTTCGAACGCAACATCGTCTACTGGCGCGAGGGTCCACTGTTGCATGGCAACTGGAGCGACAACCAGTACAGGATGGACTATAACCTCTACTGGAACGAGGGCGGTGGAGAGATACGCTTTGCGAACTTCACGCTGGAGGAATGGCGGGCGAAGGGACAGGATGTGCACTCAGTGATTGCCGACCCGCTGTTTGTGAACCCTGATAAAGGCGATTTTCGGTTGAAGCCGGGCTCGCCTGCCTCTCAAATCGGCTTCCAGCCAATAGACATATCGAGGGCAGGCAGGCTCACCAACAAACGCAAAGGCGAAACACC
This window harbors:
- a CDS encoding molybdopterin oxidoreductase, translated to MTREKKGFHTEDQGDSRINRRQFLKCSAVLGGALMASQLEWASALMRRAEAGMLSPEEEYELAKAENILYSVCLQCNTGCGIKVKLFRQGDRAIALKIDGNPYNPFTTHPHLPYTTSPLAVSTVDMAICPKGQAGIQTAYDPYRITKVLKRAGKRGENKWITIPFDQAIDEIVNGGKLFAHVPGEENRVVTGLKEIYVLRDPALAKQMAEDVKAIAQAKDKKQAVEEFKKKYANHLHYLIDPDHPDLGPKNNQFVYMWGRKKGGRSEFALRFFADYFGTVNTHGHTTVCQGSLYFSCKAMSEQYEYNKFTGGQKFYWQADLENAEYIVSVGSNLFEANYGPTNQSVRLAPRLANGQAKLVVVNPRFSKAAAKAYRYLPIKPGTDAAFFAGIIQWLIRNQRYDAKYLACANKAAATEAGEPTWTNATWLVKVGADGTPGKFLRAHEIGLAPVEKRVDKEGKEHDFEYLVVMRGGKPVAIDPNDEKNAVTGDLFVDTELNGIRVKSALQIIAEAANARSLEEWAQLCGIPASEIATVAEELAQHGKKGVVDVHRGVAQHTNGFYNVVSAMSINLLLGNFDWKGGMIVASTYNTAGTKPGQPFNLDSLKPGKLTRFGISIIRHDVKYEDTTLFAGYPAKRNWWPLSSDIYEEIIPSIGDAYPYPIKALFMYMGAPTYALPAGHTNIEVLTDLEKVPLFFCSDITIGPTSLYADYIFPDLSYLERWEMHGSHPNMPVKVQPIRQPVIAPLTETVTVFGEKQPCSFEAVLLALAEKLGMPGFGPNGFGEGQPLTRPDDFYIRMVANVALDGSPVPDADDKEVQLFLNARKHLPQTVFAPERWQRIAGANWRKVVYVLNRGGRFQEYAEVYKGEQVSNKYGKLINLYQEKTASTKNAFTGEPNPGYATYIPIVTTLGEPPSKAGMEDGYPLHLITQRDILHTKSRTVVDYWLLALRIENEVLIHPQDAQKLGLKDGDRVKVVSATNPSGEWDLGNGVKKPMIGRVKTTQTIMPGVVTFTLGHGHWATGSSDITIDGTVVKGDPRRARGIHANAAMWVDPYLKNTCMLDPVGGSVSFYDTKVKLVKV